A single region of the Pyxidicoccus trucidator genome encodes:
- a CDS encoding hemerythrin domain-containing protein has product MDAIALLKTDHKTVEQLFRKYEKAGPNAHKLKRKLVDQLVHELSVHAAIEEQVFYPAVRARAEELGDDVLNALEEHHVVKLVLAELDAMPPEAERFDAKVHVLMENVRAHVLEEETELFPAVKKAFRPQELRTMADVLEMAKKAAPTRPHPAAPDTPPGNLVAGAVSAVMDIGRDALRAARRKATTKVRSVAGLRPSPRQGTPAYEAGGDAASP; this is encoded by the coding sequence ATGGATGCCATCGCGTTGCTGAAGACGGACCACAAGACGGTGGAGCAGCTCTTTCGCAAGTACGAGAAGGCGGGCCCCAACGCCCACAAGCTGAAGCGGAAGCTGGTGGACCAGCTGGTGCACGAGCTGTCCGTGCATGCCGCCATCGAGGAGCAGGTCTTCTACCCGGCGGTGCGTGCGCGCGCGGAGGAGCTGGGCGACGACGTGCTGAACGCGCTGGAGGAGCACCATGTGGTGAAGCTGGTGCTGGCGGAGCTGGACGCGATGCCGCCGGAGGCGGAGCGCTTCGATGCGAAGGTGCACGTGCTGATGGAGAACGTGCGCGCGCACGTGCTGGAGGAGGAGACCGAGCTGTTCCCGGCGGTGAAGAAGGCCTTCCGGCCGCAGGAGCTGCGGACGATGGCGGACGTGCTGGAGATGGCGAAGAAGGCGGCGCCGACGCGGCCGCACCCGGCGGCGCCGGACACGCCTCCTGGCAACCTGGTGGCGGGCGCGGTGTCGGCGGTGATGGACATCGGCCGGGATGCGCTGCGGGCCGCGCGCCGGAAGGCGACGACCAAGGTTCGCTCGGTGGCCGGGCTCCGCCCGAGCCCGCGGCAGGGCACTCCGGCGTACGAAGCGGGTGGCGACGCGGCGAGCCCGTGA
- a CDS encoding SIMPL domain-containing protein — translation MLHPRPVRPWILTALLLTGMVAAAQPAPVSAPRPQVDPTARTIRVEGTGEVKAQPDEAFIDLAVETLAPTAKAASEQNAKRMEKVIAALTSAGIARREIQTRNYAVYPDYGPPAPNETEPKLRGYRVSNVVSVHVTELSRVGSLLDQALAAGANRVDQVRFGLSRQDAVQGEALRQAVARARKSAEVLAAALNVKLGAVLDASTVTEPPRLYPANFAMAEMADARATTTPIQPEEQTVQAKVTLIFLIEAAK, via the coding sequence ATGCTCCACCCCCGACCTGTTCGTCCCTGGATTCTCACCGCGCTGTTGCTCACCGGCATGGTGGCCGCGGCCCAGCCCGCGCCTGTGTCCGCGCCGCGTCCGCAGGTGGACCCGACGGCGCGGACGATTCGCGTGGAGGGCACGGGCGAGGTGAAGGCGCAGCCGGACGAGGCCTTCATCGACCTGGCGGTGGAGACGCTGGCGCCGACCGCGAAGGCGGCGAGCGAGCAGAACGCGAAGCGGATGGAGAAGGTGATTGCGGCGCTGACGTCCGCGGGGATTGCGCGGCGGGAAATCCAGACGCGCAACTACGCGGTGTATCCGGACTACGGGCCGCCGGCGCCCAACGAGACGGAGCCGAAGCTGCGGGGCTACCGGGTGAGCAACGTGGTGAGTGTCCACGTGACGGAGCTGTCGCGAGTGGGGAGCCTACTCGACCAGGCGTTGGCGGCGGGAGCGAACCGGGTGGACCAGGTGCGCTTCGGGCTGAGCCGTCAGGACGCGGTGCAGGGCGAGGCGCTCCGGCAGGCGGTGGCGCGAGCGCGCAAGTCGGCGGAGGTGCTGGCGGCGGCGCTGAACGTGAAGCTCGGCGCGGTGCTGGACGCGAGCACGGTGACGGAGCCGCCGAGGCTGTACCCGGCGAACTTCGCCATGGCGGAGATGGCGGATGCCCGCGCGACGACGACACCCATCCAGCCCGAGGAGCAGACGGTGCAGGCGAAGGTGACGCTCATCTTCCTCATCGAGGCCGCGAAGTAG
- a CDS encoding serine/threonine protein kinase, producing MSTAPTESPRFLGRYELVHPLGQGGMGEVFLAKISGAAGFEKPCIVKTILPALLKDRQFLDRFHHEAKVLVHLVHSSIAQVYDMGETDGTYYMALEYVAGVDLAYLLEQARAQGVQVPAPVALFLGQRIAEGLGYAHRKTGPDGTPLGIVHRDVSPHNVMVSYDGEVKVIDFGLAKSAARSKYTLPATVMGKLGYMSPEQVRAEPLDHRSDIYSCGVVVWEMLAGRSLIPHGTVGEMMAAMSQPVVPALHEARPDVDAALDAVVRRALEAKPDGRYARSDDLARALNGELVRSGAAVGAEEVGQFVRTLCPEAFAAQRKLVSKVSSSSSHHRTPTPGTGTGQFGTGPQPAAPEGDVSGYGSTVVRTASDVQPTKPRSGGVARPDAVYAEDEETDTGATSVRQPSGGQPSGGQPSGAVLAPRPGSGGHGARKPSRPVPAVEVDADAADAAEAAEAALEERAARRRPMGLYAAIAVLLVIATAAVTALFVRQPAGPAPVTTTPGATVATGKDVQAPVTGAPGDKPGTVVTGTAATGTPGTETGTVATGTPGTETGTVAAATPGTSLADAGVANTTETAAVPAGGQGTPAAAAVPSAGSVVAGSVTPDKPAATEDPRPATAKAPGKKKPVTAPAPAPTVQYVSPAAVLPVVEEDGKYYVERGRGAGLRPGMEVQVLGSAKNGQRPVLGQATVQGLPKALLKKFQGRVYLDLDHEVLGSSGDIYVPVMGRLSAAPGKTEDTGTETEEEQADEEPVKPEKKVLYGTASRQTGFASLTGAGIKVRNLGTTPWTQCTVVKNGRYAAWLGNVQPHEERSVDKDRFKVNVKFDVGSSKVGVFCNEGELVVELR from the coding sequence ATGAGCACCGCACCTACAGAGTCCCCACGCTTTCTCGGGCGTTACGAGCTCGTCCACCCCCTGGGCCAGGGCGGCATGGGCGAGGTCTTCCTGGCGAAGATCAGCGGCGCGGCCGGCTTCGAGAAGCCGTGCATCGTCAAGACGATTCTTCCAGCGCTGCTGAAGGACCGGCAGTTCCTGGACCGGTTCCATCACGAGGCCAAGGTGCTGGTGCACCTCGTCCACTCGTCGATTGCCCAGGTGTACGACATGGGCGAGACGGACGGCACCTACTACATGGCGCTGGAGTACGTGGCCGGCGTGGACCTGGCGTACCTGCTGGAGCAGGCGCGGGCGCAGGGCGTACAGGTGCCGGCGCCGGTGGCGCTGTTCCTCGGCCAGCGCATCGCCGAGGGGCTGGGCTACGCGCACCGCAAGACGGGGCCGGACGGCACGCCGCTGGGCATCGTCCACCGCGACGTGTCCCCGCACAACGTCATGGTGTCGTACGACGGCGAGGTGAAGGTCATCGACTTCGGCCTCGCCAAGTCCGCGGCGCGCAGCAAGTACACGCTGCCGGCCACGGTGATGGGGAAGCTGGGGTACATGTCCCCGGAGCAGGTGCGCGCGGAGCCCCTGGACCACCGCAGCGACATCTACTCGTGCGGCGTGGTGGTGTGGGAGATGCTCGCGGGCCGCTCGCTGATTCCCCACGGGACGGTGGGGGAGATGATGGCCGCCATGTCGCAGCCGGTGGTGCCCGCGCTGCACGAGGCCCGGCCGGACGTGGACGCCGCGCTGGACGCCGTCGTGCGCCGCGCGCTGGAGGCGAAGCCGGACGGGCGCTATGCGCGCTCGGATGACCTGGCCCGCGCGCTCAACGGGGAATTGGTGCGCTCGGGCGCCGCGGTAGGCGCCGAGGAGGTGGGCCAGTTCGTCCGCACGCTGTGCCCTGAGGCCTTCGCCGCGCAGCGCAAGCTCGTCTCCAAGGTGAGCTCGTCCTCCAGCCACCACCGCACCCCCACGCCGGGCACCGGCACGGGCCAGTTCGGCACCGGCCCGCAGCCCGCCGCGCCCGAGGGCGACGTTTCCGGTTACGGCTCCACGGTGGTGCGCACCGCGAGCGACGTTCAGCCGACGAAGCCCCGCTCCGGCGGCGTGGCCCGCCCCGATGCCGTCTACGCGGAGGACGAGGAGACGGACACCGGGGCCACTTCGGTGCGCCAGCCTTCCGGCGGCCAGCCTTCTGGCGGCCAGCCTTCCGGCGCCGTGCTGGCCCCGCGCCCTGGCAGTGGTGGCCATGGTGCGCGCAAGCCGTCGCGCCCGGTGCCGGCGGTGGAGGTGGACGCGGATGCCGCGGATGCCGCGGAGGCCGCGGAGGCCGCGCTGGAGGAGCGCGCGGCCCGCCGGCGGCCCATGGGGTTGTACGCCGCCATCGCCGTGTTGCTGGTGATTGCCACCGCCGCCGTCACCGCGCTGTTCGTCCGCCAGCCGGCGGGCCCGGCGCCCGTGACGACCACGCCTGGGGCCACCGTGGCCACGGGGAAGGACGTCCAGGCTCCCGTCACGGGCGCGCCGGGCGACAAGCCGGGCACGGTGGTCACGGGGACTGCCGCGACGGGGACTCCGGGCACGGAGACGGGGACTGTCGCGACGGGGACTCCGGGCACGGAGACGGGGACTGTCGCGGCGGCGACTCCGGGCACTTCACTGGCGGACGCCGGGGTGGCGAACACGACGGAGACGGCGGCGGTGCCGGCCGGTGGCCAGGGCACTCCGGCGGCGGCGGCCGTGCCGTCCGCAGGCAGCGTCGTCGCGGGCAGCGTGACGCCCGACAAGCCGGCGGCGACGGAGGACCCGCGCCCGGCTACGGCGAAGGCGCCCGGGAAGAAGAAGCCCGTCACCGCGCCGGCTCCCGCGCCGACGGTCCAGTATGTCTCCCCTGCGGCGGTGCTGCCGGTGGTCGAAGAGGACGGGAAGTACTACGTCGAGCGGGGACGGGGCGCGGGGCTGCGGCCGGGCATGGAGGTGCAGGTGTTGGGGTCTGCGAAGAATGGCCAGCGTCCCGTGCTCGGGCAGGCCACGGTGCAGGGGCTTCCCAAGGCGCTGCTGAAGAAGTTCCAGGGCAGGGTGTACCTGGATCTCGACCACGAGGTCCTCGGCTCCTCGGGTGATATCTACGTGCCCGTGATGGGGCGCCTGTCGGCCGCTCCCGGGAAGACCGAGGACACCGGGACGGAGACGGAGGAGGAGCAGGCCGACGAGGAGCCTGTGAAGCCCGAAAAGAAGGTCCTGTACGGCACTGCGTCGAGGCAGACGGGCTTTGCGAGCCTCACCGGCGCGGGCATCAAGGTCCGCAACCTGGGCACCACGCCGTGGACGCAGTGCACGGTGGTGAAGAACGGGCGCTATGCGGCCTGGCTCGGCAACGTCCAGCCCCACGAGGAGCGCTCGGTCGACAAGGATCGTTTCAAGGTGAACGTGAAGTTCGACGTGGGTTCCAGCAAGGTGGGCGTCTTCTGCAACGAGGGTGAGCTCGTCGTGGAGCTGAGGTAG
- a CDS encoding two-component regulator propeller domain-containing protein, with translation MHTPGYRSRAGWRRLVGLFFLAGLVLARPGMALDPSRRVSQFSQDSWRSDDGLPQNSLLSMAQTRDGYLWLGTWEGLVRFDGARFLVFDKRNTPALRNHTIKALAEDASGTLWVGTESGLVAYRDGRFERAPGAAAPLDGPKVERLLVGEGVLWVGSSIGLWQVPLSGGGATRQYTMENGLPNPYVTALTHGEGGALWVGTKAGLARVTDGEVEPSPFAIPGPTPRPEVMALSRDSAGLLWVATPVGLISWNGTLARRYSTEDGLPAAYVTALYTDLQGNLWVGMRRGGLVRHNAEGFSPPVPGTGLMEAEVLSLLEDRDGHLWVGTYSGLFRLRDGPFSTYGLQEGLGQEGTVSAVMEDRRGTLWVGTVGAGLYRLEQGTFRPVGAEEGLPEKVIPAMHEAPDGTLWVATGSGVYRHDGTRFTRMSREQGGPQEVVTALLVDSRGDAWLGTQTTLIHLRDGVATVYGPKQGITHPIIVMAEDPKGRVWFGTETGLLRWEEDKKGLRRFTQKDGLPGDLVLALLMDEDGTVWVGTETGLGRWRDDTWARFTVQQGLHDDAVFSLVPDADGHLWMSSNKGVSRVSRRELDAVARGDPEHPRLKPVHFDQRDGMRSAECNGNTQPSGWRAKDGRLWFANFSGAIVVDPVRVRASRQSPEVRIEEIRVQGQPVPVEGRVELPPGGSRLEIRFTAFAPVDAARLPFRYRLKGHDDGWVNTEVRMATYTGLRPGTYTFEVEAEARDGSWSSPVTLEVVLEPKLWQRTGVWLLFVLGLGLLGMSAYLLRVGQLKARERWLAERVQDRTRALARANEELESHMRTLRQTQAQLVQAGRMAAVGQLAAGVGHEINNPLAYIVSNLEHASEEADLLSRELTDVRGAGPRLREVSQALREALHGADRVRRIVRDLKTFSRPDDEKQGPVELHAVLDSAAKIAMAELRPRAKLVKDYGDVPRVEGNEARLAQVFLNLLINAAQALPEGRAEQNEVRLVTRVAPDGMVVAEVRDTGVGISPESLARIFDPFYTTKPLGVGTGLGLSLCHAYVTAMGGNITVESEPGQGAVFRVTLKRAARESGAMPALPTQEWRGPREPGAVQAQGGTREPRPMPTVQEWGPARDLMSTPAVQPQGTGRISMSTPTVQPQGTGRISMSTPTVQPQGTGRISMSTPTVQPQGTGRISMSTPAIPVNERGGAVLPGAETARTSGPAALHPEAVPPGVASRSQADGARVGLPVTAVPTGGLEAGVAPRGPEGTFVPASSAEARSAPRSPEGTFVPASSTEGRAPPREPEGTFVPPGSPGPSQLTSRSQAPVAAPVAVAAQASEPSRAVEASTPAAKPQALGEEAGAQAHDESTVPVRGRVLVVDDDALVSGAIRRTLSRENDVEVLVSARQALAQLSAPELRYDVVLCDLMMPEMTGMDLFEALQKSAPRVAERVVFITGGAFTPAARTFLDRVENPRVEKPFDPEALRTLIRAEVARVRRAASERAA, from the coding sequence ATGCACACGCCGGGGTACAGAAGCCGGGCCGGGTGGCGCCGGCTCGTCGGGCTTTTTTTCCTCGCGGGACTCGTCCTGGCGAGGCCGGGCATGGCCCTGGACCCGTCGCGCCGCGTCTCGCAGTTCAGCCAGGACTCCTGGCGCAGTGACGACGGGCTTCCGCAGAACAGCCTGCTGTCGATGGCGCAGACGCGCGACGGCTACCTGTGGCTGGGCACGTGGGAGGGGCTGGTGCGCTTCGACGGGGCGCGCTTCCTCGTCTTCGACAAGCGCAACACGCCGGCGCTGCGCAACCACACCATCAAGGCGCTCGCGGAGGACGCGTCGGGCACGCTGTGGGTGGGCACCGAGAGCGGCCTGGTGGCGTACCGCGACGGCCGCTTCGAGCGGGCCCCGGGCGCGGCGGCGCCGCTGGACGGACCGAAGGTGGAGCGGTTGCTGGTGGGCGAGGGCGTGCTGTGGGTCGGCTCGTCCATCGGCCTGTGGCAGGTGCCGCTGAGCGGCGGCGGGGCGACGCGCCAGTACACCATGGAGAACGGCCTGCCGAACCCGTACGTCACCGCGCTGACGCACGGCGAGGGCGGCGCGCTGTGGGTGGGCACGAAGGCGGGGCTGGCGCGGGTGACGGACGGAGAGGTGGAGCCGAGCCCCTTCGCCATTCCGGGACCGACGCCCCGGCCGGAGGTGATGGCGCTGAGCCGGGACTCCGCGGGCCTGCTGTGGGTGGCGACGCCCGTGGGCCTCATCTCCTGGAATGGGACGCTCGCCCGGCGCTACTCGACGGAGGATGGGCTGCCGGCGGCATACGTCACCGCGCTGTACACGGACCTCCAGGGCAACCTGTGGGTGGGCATGCGTCGCGGCGGCCTGGTGCGGCACAACGCGGAGGGCTTCAGTCCGCCGGTGCCCGGCACGGGGCTGATGGAGGCCGAGGTCCTGTCCCTGCTGGAGGACCGGGACGGGCACCTCTGGGTGGGCACGTACTCGGGGCTGTTCCGCCTGCGCGACGGGCCCTTCTCCACCTACGGGCTGCAGGAGGGGCTGGGCCAGGAGGGGACGGTCAGCGCGGTGATGGAGGACCGGCGCGGCACGCTGTGGGTGGGCACGGTGGGTGCCGGGCTGTACCGGCTGGAGCAAGGCACCTTCCGCCCGGTAGGCGCGGAAGAGGGGCTGCCGGAGAAGGTCATCCCCGCGATGCACGAGGCCCCCGACGGGACGCTGTGGGTGGCCACCGGCAGTGGCGTGTACCGGCATGACGGCACGCGCTTCACCCGGATGTCGCGCGAGCAGGGCGGGCCCCAGGAGGTGGTGACGGCCCTCCTGGTGGACTCGCGAGGCGATGCGTGGCTGGGGACGCAGACGACCCTGATTCACCTGCGCGACGGTGTCGCCACCGTGTACGGCCCGAAGCAGGGCATCACCCATCCCATCATCGTCATGGCCGAGGACCCGAAGGGCCGGGTGTGGTTCGGCACGGAGACGGGGCTGCTGCGCTGGGAGGAGGACAAGAAGGGCCTGCGCCGCTTCACGCAGAAGGACGGGCTGCCCGGAGACCTGGTGCTGGCGCTGCTGATGGACGAGGACGGCACGGTGTGGGTGGGCACGGAGACGGGGCTGGGGCGGTGGCGCGACGACACGTGGGCCCGCTTCACGGTGCAGCAGGGGCTGCACGACGACGCGGTGTTCAGCCTGGTGCCGGACGCCGACGGGCACCTGTGGATGAGCAGCAACAAGGGCGTGTCCCGCGTGTCGCGGCGCGAACTGGACGCCGTGGCCCGGGGCGACCCCGAGCACCCGCGCCTGAAGCCCGTGCACTTCGACCAGCGCGACGGCATGCGCAGCGCGGAGTGCAACGGCAACACGCAGCCTTCCGGCTGGCGGGCGAAGGACGGGCGGCTGTGGTTCGCCAACTTCAGCGGCGCGATTGTGGTGGACCCGGTGCGGGTGCGCGCCAGCCGCCAGTCGCCCGAGGTGCGGATTGAAGAGATACGGGTGCAGGGGCAGCCGGTGCCGGTGGAGGGCCGGGTGGAGCTGCCGCCGGGAGGCTCGCGGCTGGAAATCCGCTTCACGGCCTTCGCGCCGGTGGACGCGGCGCGGCTGCCCTTCCGCTACCGGCTGAAGGGCCATGACGACGGCTGGGTGAACACGGAAGTGCGGATGGCCACGTACACGGGGCTTCGTCCGGGCACCTACACCTTCGAGGTAGAGGCGGAGGCCCGCGACGGCTCGTGGTCTTCGCCGGTGACGCTGGAGGTGGTGCTGGAGCCGAAGCTCTGGCAGCGCACGGGCGTGTGGCTGCTGTTCGTGCTGGGGCTGGGGTTGCTGGGCATGAGTGCGTACCTGCTGCGCGTGGGGCAGTTGAAGGCGCGCGAGCGGTGGCTGGCGGAGCGGGTGCAGGACCGGACGCGGGCGCTGGCGCGGGCGAACGAGGAGCTGGAATCGCACATGCGCACGCTGCGGCAGACGCAGGCGCAGCTCGTCCAGGCGGGGAGGATGGCGGCGGTGGGGCAGCTCGCGGCGGGGGTGGGGCACGAAATCAACAACCCGCTGGCGTACATCGTGTCCAACCTGGAGCACGCGAGCGAGGAGGCGGACCTGCTCTCGCGCGAGCTGACGGACGTGCGGGGCGCGGGGCCGAGGCTGCGTGAGGTGAGTCAGGCGCTGCGCGAGGCGTTGCACGGGGCGGACCGGGTGCGGCGCATCGTCCGGGACTTGAAGACCTTCTCGCGGCCGGACGACGAGAAGCAGGGGCCGGTGGAGCTGCACGCGGTGCTGGACTCGGCGGCGAAGATTGCGATGGCCGAGCTGCGTCCGCGCGCGAAGCTGGTGAAGGACTACGGCGACGTGCCGAGGGTGGAGGGCAACGAGGCGCGGCTGGCGCAGGTGTTCCTCAACCTGCTCATCAACGCGGCGCAGGCGCTGCCGGAGGGCCGGGCGGAGCAGAACGAGGTCCGGCTCGTCACGCGCGTGGCGCCGGATGGAATGGTGGTGGCGGAGGTGCGCGACACGGGCGTCGGCATTTCGCCGGAGTCGCTCGCGCGCATCTTCGACCCGTTCTACACGACGAAGCCGCTGGGCGTGGGCACGGGGCTGGGGCTGTCGCTGTGCCATGCGTACGTGACGGCGATGGGCGGCAACATCACCGTGGAGAGCGAGCCGGGGCAGGGCGCGGTGTTCCGCGTGACGCTGAAGCGCGCGGCCCGTGAGTCGGGGGCCATGCCCGCGCTGCCCACGCAGGAGTGGCGTGGCCCGCGCGAGCCCGGGGCAGTGCAGGCCCAGGGAGGCACCCGCGAGCCGAGGCCGATGCCCACGGTGCAGGAGTGGGGCCCGGCGCGCGATTTGATGTCGACGCCCGCCGTGCAGCCACAGGGCACGGGCCGGATATCCATGTCGACGCCCACCGTGCAGCCACAGGGCACGGGCCGGATATCCATGTCGACGCCCACCGTGCAGCCACAGGGCACGGGCCGGATATCCATGTCGACGCCTACCGTGCAGCCACAGGGCACGGGCCGGATATCCATGTCGACGCCCGCGATACCGGTGAATGAGCGGGGTGGCGCGGTGCTCCCGGGTGCGGAGACGGCGCGCACGTCGGGTCCGGCGGCGTTGCACCCGGAGGCGGTACCTCCGGGCGTGGCGTCCCGCTCGCAGGCGGATGGGGCGCGGGTCGGCCTGCCGGTCACCGCCGTTCCAACGGGTGGCCTGGAAGCAGGGGTGGCCCCGCGAGGTCCGGAAGGAACGTTCGTTCCGGCGAGCAGTGCGGAGGCGAGGTCTGCCCCGCGAAGCCCGGAAGGAACGTTCGTTCCAGCGAGCAGCACGGAGGGCCGGGCGCCGCCCCGGGAGCCGGAAGGAACGTTCGTTCCACCTGGCAGCCCGGGCCCATCGCAGCTCACGTCGAGAAGCCAGGCGCCCGTGGCTGCCCCCGTGGCCGTGGCGGCTCAAGCCAGCGAGCCGTCCCGGGCCGTTGAAGCCAGCACCCCTGCCGCGAAGCCGCAGGCACTCGGAGAGGAAGCCGGTGCGCAGGCGCACGACGAGAGCACGGTGCCCGTGCGTGGACGGGTGCTGGTGGTGGACGACGATGCGCTGGTGAGCGGAGCCATCCGCCGCACGCTGTCGCGCGAGAACGACGTCGAGGTGCTGGTGAGCGCACGGCAGGCGCTGGCGCAGCTGAGCGCGCCGGAGCTGCGCTACGACGTGGTGCTCTGCGACCTGATGATGCCGGAGATGACCGGCATGGACCTGTTCGAGGCGCTCCAGAAGTCGGCACCAAGGGTGGCGGAGCGGGTGGTCTTCATCACCGGAGGGGCCTTCACCCCGGCGGCACGCACGTTCCTGGACCGGGTGGAGAACCCCCGGGTGGAGAAGCCCTTCGACCCGGAGGCACTGCGCACGCTGATCCGCGCCGAGGTGGCCCGCGTGCGCCGCGCGGCCTCCGAGCGGGCCGCATAG
- a CDS encoding PDR/VanB family oxidoreductase produces the protein MVNDTLRVRVASINREAEDILSYELVSEEGGALPAFEAGAHLQVRVPGPGDYVRSYSLCNDPEETHRYVIAVHRDDKGRGGSRAMHERVHVGDVLEVGPPNNNFPLLFARSYVLVAGGIGITPMLAMVRLLERTGANYTLHYCSRTPERTAFRELLSAAPFADRVHFYFDGGDPTKGLDVKALLATRGPGARLYCCGPGGLMKVVRDAATHHRWPWEKVHFESFTAEGTNAATGLEDTDFEVTLRSTGQVLKVPAGQSVLNVLRRNGVRVASDCEAGSCGTCLTRVCDGQPEHRDTFFQQEPAGDKRMLVCVSRARSKRLVLDL, from the coding sequence ATGGTGAATGACACCCTGCGTGTTCGGGTCGCGAGCATCAACCGCGAGGCCGAGGACATCTTGTCGTACGAGCTGGTCTCCGAGGAGGGCGGCGCCCTGCCCGCGTTCGAGGCCGGGGCCCACCTGCAGGTCCGCGTGCCGGGCCCGGGGGACTACGTCCGCTCGTACTCGCTCTGCAACGACCCGGAGGAGACGCACCGCTACGTCATCGCCGTGCACCGCGATGACAAGGGCCGCGGCGGCTCGCGCGCCATGCACGAGCGCGTGCACGTGGGTGACGTGCTGGAAGTCGGCCCGCCCAACAACAACTTCCCCCTGCTGTTCGCGCGCAGCTACGTGCTGGTGGCGGGCGGCATCGGCATCACCCCCATGCTGGCCATGGTGCGGCTGCTCGAGCGCACCGGCGCGAACTACACGCTGCACTACTGCTCGCGCACGCCCGAGCGCACCGCCTTCCGCGAGCTGCTCTCCGCCGCGCCCTTCGCGGACCGCGTGCACTTCTACTTCGACGGCGGAGACCCGACGAAGGGTCTGGACGTGAAGGCGCTGCTGGCCACGCGGGGTCCCGGCGCACGGCTCTACTGCTGCGGCCCCGGGGGACTGATGAAGGTGGTGCGCGATGCCGCCACCCACCACCGGTGGCCCTGGGAGAAGGTGCACTTCGAGTCCTTCACCGCCGAGGGCACCAACGCCGCCACCGGCCTGGAGGACACCGACTTCGAGGTGACCCTTCGCAGCACCGGCCAGGTGCTCAAGGTGCCCGCCGGCCAGTCCGTGCTCAACGTGCTCCGCCGCAACGGGGTGCGCGTGGCCAGCGATTGCGAGGCCGGCTCGTGCGGAACCTGTCTCACCCGCGTCTGCGACGGCCAGCCCGAGCACCGGGACACCTTCTTCCAGCAGGAGCCCGCGGGCGACAAGCGCATGCTCGTCTGCGTGTCTCGCGCCCGCTCCAAGCGGCTCGTGCTGGACTTGTAG